One Desulfobulbaceae bacterium genomic region harbors:
- a CDS encoding acetyl-CoA carboxylase biotin carboxylase subunit, producing MKMKILVANRGEIALRIIRAIQELGHTAVAIYETPDKEAIHIRTADEAIWIGNGPRCDYLSIDTIIAAAKKSGSTAIHPGYGFLAENPGFAKACEESGITFIGPNSEVIENLGNKVVARKIMADAGIPMVPGTDNLKDGADGVAEAVAFGKTYGYPIMLKATSGGGGRGIRRIENERELIESIPLARAEAKAAFNDGRVYLEKVVLTPKHVEVQILADSFGTTVHLGTRDCSIQRRNQKLVEIAPSLIKDKVLLDTICDTAVRAAKAANYTNAGTVEFLIDKDMKFYFMEINTRIQVEHTVTEMITGIDIVRTQIKLALGKKLAFSQNDVVMRGHAIEVRINAEDPQNNFMPEGGKTVNVYRSPGGYGVRLDGFAYQGYTIPEVYDSLLVKLTVHGYSWNETVDRLKRCLSNYVIAGVKTTIPFYLNVVQDPDFRNGSFDTSYIETHEHLFKYEDMKSEVNRIAKLIAEIHHKQENPYAV from the coding sequence GTGAAAATGAAAATTTTAGTCGCTAATCGCGGTGAAATTGCATTGAGAATAATCAGGGCCATTCAGGAGCTCGGACATACAGCTGTTGCCATATACGAAACTCCTGATAAAGAAGCGATTCATATTCGGACTGCCGATGAGGCTATCTGGATCGGAAATGGGCCAAGGTGTGATTACCTCAGTATTGACACCATTATTGCTGCTGCTAAAAAATCTGGATCAACGGCTATTCATCCAGGATACGGTTTTCTTGCTGAAAACCCCGGGTTTGCTAAAGCCTGTGAAGAATCGGGTATTACCTTTATCGGCCCGAATAGTGAGGTAATTGAAAATCTTGGTAACAAGGTTGTTGCCCGTAAGATTATGGCTGATGCTGGTATCCCCATGGTTCCAGGTACCGATAATCTGAAGGATGGTGCTGACGGAGTTGCTGAGGCTGTTGCCTTTGGTAAAACATATGGATACCCGATCATGCTTAAGGCAACCTCTGGTGGTGGTGGCCGTGGTATCAGACGTATTGAGAATGAGCGAGAGCTGATTGAATCAATCCCGCTGGCTCGTGCAGAGGCTAAGGCTGCATTTAATGATGGTCGTGTTTATCTTGAGAAAGTAGTGCTGACTCCCAAACATGTTGAAGTGCAAATCCTGGCTGATTCATTTGGAACAACGGTTCATCTCGGAACTCGAGACTGTTCTATCCAGCGTCGTAACCAGAAGCTGGTTGAGATAGCCCCTTCTCTAATAAAGGACAAGGTCTTACTTGATACCATCTGTGACACTGCGGTACGTGCAGCTAAGGCTGCTAACTACACCAATGCCGGGACTGTTGAGTTTCTGATCGATAAAGACATGAAATTTTATTTCATGGAGATCAATACCCGAATTCAGGTTGAACATACGGTTACCGAGATGATTACTGGTATTGACATTGTTCGAACCCAGATTAAACTGGCTCTGGGCAAGAAACTGGCTTTTTCTCAGAACGATGTTGTTATGCGGGGACACGCCATTGAAGTACGTATCAACGCAGAAGACCCGCAGAACAATTTTATGCCTGAGGGGGGCAAAACGGTGAACGTATACCGTTCTCCAGGTGGCTATGGTGTCCGGTTGGATGGTTTTGCCTATCAGGGATACACCATACCTGAGGTGTATGACTCTCTCCTTGTTAAGCTGACTGTGCATGGTTACTCATGGAATGAAACGGTAGACCGTTTAAAGCGCTGTTTGTCGAATTATGTAATTGCCGGCGTAAAAACAACAATACCGTTTTACCTTAACGTTGTTCAGGATCCGGACTTCAGGAATGGCTCCTTTGATACTTCGTACATCGAGACTCACGAGCATCTTTTTAAGTACGAGGATATGAAGTCCGAGGTGAACAGGATAGCGAAACTAATAGCTGAGATTCATCATAAACAAGAAAACCCGTATGCTGTTTAG